CAGCATGGCATAACCCCCACAACAATCAGGAAGGCTGTAAGGAATGTAATAGAAGCTACAAAAGCGGCAGAAGAGGGAGCAGAGTATGGAATCAGCCGTGATGAAGAAACATCAACAAAAGAACAAATACAGGCTCTTATAAACAAACTTTCAAAGGAAATGAAAGAAGCGGCGGTTAATTTGCAATTTGAGAGAGCCGCTGAGTTAAGGGATAAAATTATGGAACTTAAAGACAGGATGGAGAATTGACATTATGGATAGCAAAAGTGGTTGGTCAAAAGGTGTAACTTCGTTTATTAAGGCACACAAGGTTCACTATTTATTGATTTACTTTCTTATTTTTTATGGGGCCTGGACTCTTCACAGAAGTGTTTTGTCACCTATGGTGTATGAAGAATATGCGGGCCCCCCGGGCATTTTATTAAACGGTCTTATTAAGGTTTTTATTTGGGCCGTTCCGGTATTTATGTACATAATATATATTGATGGCAATAAGCCCTTATCTTATCTGAAACTTAACAGCCGTGCACTAATGGGCATTGTCTGGGGACTTGTAATAGGTGGAGCCCTTATAGGTATAAACTTGGGAAAAATGTTCCTCTATGGAAAGAGTTCTTTAAACATGGATTTTGACTTGGATAAAATTATAAATGTTGTATTGGTAACATGTCTGACTGAGGAAATAGTCTTCAGGGGGTTTCTTCTTAATAAAATTGAGGAATTCATAGAGTTTTGGGGAGCAAATATTTTAGTTGCAATACTGTTTGTTACAATTCATTTTCCAATATGGATTATAAACGAGGGCGGCATCACAATTATGAAAGTTATACCGGTAATGGCACTGGGCATATTATTCGGTTATGCATATAAAAAGACTGGCTCACTATGGACTTCCATTATTATTCACGGTGCAAACAATTTTATGGTGGCGGTTATTGGGATAAATTTCTAAACCCATGGTGGCTAAATGCTTCAACTTCCAGTTACAATTGGTAGAGTTGAAGCATTTTTTATTGTGTAAGGGAGTGTGGCGTAAACTAAACCAAGGAATTTTTTTCTT
This genomic interval from Pseudobacteroides sp. contains the following:
- a CDS encoding type II CAAX endopeptidase family protein; this translates as MDSKSGWSKGVTSFIKAHKVHYLLIYFLIFYGAWTLHRSVLSPMVYEEYAGPPGILLNGLIKVFIWAVPVFMYIIYIDGNKPLSYLKLNSRALMGIVWGLVIGGALIGINLGKMFLYGKSSLNMDFDLDKIINVVLVTCLTEEIVFRGFLLNKIEEFIEFWGANILVAILFVTIHFPIWIINEGGITIMKVIPVMALGILFGYAYKKTGSLWTSIIIHGANNFMVAVIGINF